One Spinacia oleracea cultivar Varoflay chromosome 4, BTI_SOV_V1, whole genome shotgun sequence DNA segment encodes these proteins:
- the LOC130472104 gene encoding uncharacterized protein, with protein MPSEQSSQMLKQGSVVGIYGPTSNLNSQGRFTRSSFGRQQGHQPKHGFSPRAKSGMLLNNCCESFNNVLKDARTKPILSLMEWIRRYVMMRCCAKRQGLKNFEGTIMPSVVKMIERGQKEIYNMRLIQADLHVFEVQHGGDCFVVNLENKSRGCYRWTLMGIPCWHALACLSQRRLDYEDYVHQAYHVATYAKTYAPKFNAMPGQNQWEVTPYPQPLPPSYKIMPGRPSKRKRRKELGEGKKGKERRGREAVG; from the exons ATGCCTTCAGAACAGTCATCCCAAATGCTGAAACAAGGTTCTGTTGTAGGCATATATGGGCCAACTTCAAACTTAAATTCCCAGGGGAGGTTTACAAGGAGTTCTTTTGGAAGGCAGCAAGGTCATCAACCAAA GCATGGTTTTAGTCCTAGGGCCAAGTCAGGAATGCTGTTGAATAATTGTTGTGAAAGCTTCAACAATGTGTTGAAGGATGCAAGGACAAAACCTATCTTGTCTCTGATGGAATGGATCAGGAGATATGTGATGATGAGATGCTGTGCAAAGAGACAAGGCTTGAAAAACTTTGAGGGTACAATCATGCCTTCAGTTGTGAAGATGATAGAAAGGGGGCAGAAGGAAATATACAACATGAGGCTGATACAAGCAGATTTGCATGTTTTTGAGGTTCAACATGGTGGAGACTGTTTTGTGGTGAATCTGGAGAACAAATCCCGTGGTTGCTACAGGTGGACATTGATGGGGATCCCTTGTTGGCATGCCTTGGCTTGTTTATCCCAAAGGAGACTTGATTATGAAGATTATGTTCATCAAGCCTATCATGTTGCAACTTATGCCAAAACTTATGCACCCAAATTCAATGCAATGCCTGGACAAAATCAATGGGAAGTAACACCATATCCACAACCTCTCCCCCCATCTTATAAGATTATGCCTGGTAGGCCATCAAAGAGGAAGAGAAGAAAGGAGCTAGGGGAAGGAAAGAAGGGGAAGGAAAGAAGGGGAAGGGAAGCAGTTGGGTGA